A stretch of Paenibacillus peoriae DNA encodes these proteins:
- a CDS encoding PTS transporter subunit EIIC, whose product MEAKEKRYKHISQEILKYIGGEENIIGVAHCATRLRIVLEDNEKAELKKIEDIDLVKGVFIAGDQLQIIFGAGLVNNIYAVFSKLTGTEDMSLSDVKSKSAQKQNPFQKAIKSLSDVFIEIMPGILAAALLMGITGLLGQKGLFGPKSIVEMYPIFQGINRFVQIVSTGIFTILPLLVVYSATKRYGGRPILGLVLGAIMLHPALADAFEVAKGSQNPESISLFGLPVQLVGFQGGIIIALMMGYVVAKLDQFFNKKVPDMIKLFLAPLLTVFVSSLLLFTIIGPLGRELASLVTVSLLWMTQNLGIFGFMFFAGIQQIIVITGLHHVMGAVEAQLLTDTGRNFINPLASVALMAQGGAVLGYILLNRKDTKVKEMGYSAFGSVLFGISEPAIFGVTLKYKFPLVAGCLGGMVAGAYVYLSKLTAIGFGTTALPGFAIAASDYHGHINYLVAHLIALLCGALFTLAYGAIKSKRSRA is encoded by the coding sequence TAAGCACATTTCTCAAGAAATTTTAAAATATATCGGTGGTGAAGAGAACATTATCGGTGTGGCCCATTGTGCCACAAGATTAAGAATTGTACTTGAGGACAATGAAAAAGCGGAATTAAAGAAGATTGAAGATATTGATCTGGTTAAAGGTGTTTTCATAGCGGGGGATCAACTGCAGATCATTTTTGGAGCAGGGTTGGTCAATAATATCTATGCCGTGTTCTCCAAACTGACCGGAACAGAAGATATGTCATTAAGTGATGTCAAATCAAAGTCCGCACAAAAGCAAAATCCTTTTCAAAAAGCCATTAAATCGCTGTCAGATGTCTTCATTGAGATCATGCCGGGAATTCTCGCCGCCGCATTGTTAATGGGGATAACCGGGCTGTTAGGTCAGAAGGGGTTATTTGGTCCTAAATCGATTGTGGAGATGTATCCAATTTTTCAAGGGATTAATCGCTTTGTTCAAATCGTTTCCACGGGTATTTTCACCATCCTGCCGCTGCTTGTTGTTTATTCTGCAACCAAGAGATATGGCGGTCGTCCTATTCTGGGGCTTGTGCTGGGTGCGATTATGCTGCATCCGGCCCTGGCGGATGCCTTTGAGGTAGCTAAAGGGAGTCAAAATCCGGAATCGATCAGTCTTTTCGGCCTTCCCGTACAGTTGGTTGGATTTCAGGGTGGTATTATTATTGCTCTAATGATGGGATACGTGGTAGCCAAGTTGGATCAGTTTTTTAACAAAAAGGTTCCAGACATGATTAAATTATTTTTGGCTCCGTTGCTGACGGTCTTTGTTTCTTCCCTGCTATTGTTTACGATTATCGGCCCTCTTGGGCGAGAGTTGGCCAGTCTAGTCACCGTTTCGCTGCTTTGGATGACGCAAAATCTTGGAATATTCGGTTTTATGTTTTTTGCAGGCATTCAGCAGATCATTGTTATTACAGGTTTACATCATGTTATGGGTGCGGTAGAAGCGCAGCTGTTAACCGATACAGGCAGAAATTTTATCAACCCATTGGCATCAGTAGCTTTGATGGCTCAAGGGGGCGCCGTTTTGGGGTATATTCTTTTGAATCGCAAAGACACTAAAGTTAAAGAAATGGGTTACTCTGCATTCGGGTCTGTACTTTTTGGAATCTCGGAACCAGCGATCTTCGGGGTCACTTTAAAGTATAAGTTCCCCTTAGTTGCTGGATGCCTCGGAGGAATGGTTGCGGGAGCATATGTATATTTAAGTAAACTGACAGCCATAGGATTCGGAACCACGGCTCTTCCGGGCTTTGCAATTGCAGCGTCGGATTATCACGGTCATATCAATTATCTTGTCGCTCATCTTATTGCCCTGTTATGTGGGGCATTATTTACCTTGGCTTACGGTGCTATCAAGAGCAAGAGGTCACGAGCCTGA
- a CDS encoding DinB family protein, translating into MQTFFRYNWMIREQWYRWCEEVSQEELLKQRVGGVGGILKTLFHIVDVEWSWIQTIQGKPDFQEDFSLYDTLDKVRELDAKFRLNVEPFVLAWHDGLERKRFEDHLPDGRIVMDAWGEVMRHVIAHQIHHIGQLSIWSRELGKPPVSANVIGKGLIESDGGID; encoded by the coding sequence ATGCAGACTTTTTTTCGTTACAACTGGATGATTCGGGAACAATGGTACCGCTGGTGTGAAGAGGTGTCGCAGGAGGAATTACTGAAACAACGCGTCGGCGGAGTCGGCGGCATTCTAAAGACACTCTTTCATATCGTTGATGTGGAGTGGAGCTGGATTCAAACGATTCAGGGCAAACCCGACTTTCAGGAGGACTTCTCTCTGTATGATACGCTCGACAAGGTCCGTGAGCTGGATGCGAAGTTTCGACTCAATGTCGAGCCGTTCGTGCTCGCCTGGCATGATGGTCTGGAACGGAAAAGGTTTGAAGATCACCTCCCGGACGGCAGAATTGTAATGGATGCCTGGGGCGAGGTGATGCGCCATGTCATTGCCCACCAAATCCACCATATTGGGCAATTGTCCATATGGTCTCGGGAGCTCGGCAAGCCTCCGGTTTCGGCCAATGTAATCGGCAAAGGGCTGATTGAAAGCGATGGTGGCATCGATTAG
- a CDS encoding superoxide dismutase, translated as MAFQLPELPYAKDALEPHIDAQTMEIHHDRHHNTYVTNLNAALESAPELQSKSLEDLISNLDSVPESIRTAVRNNGGGHHNHSLFWEVIGPNGGGQPTGAIAEAINNELGGYDKFKEDFTKAATTRFGSGWAWLVVGKDGKLAITSTPNQDSPLFEGLTPVLGLDVWEHAYYLKYQNKRPDYISAFYNVINWDEVNKRYAAAKK; from the coding sequence ATGGCATTTCAATTACCAGAACTTCCTTACGCAAAAGACGCACTGGAACCGCACATTGATGCACAGACAATGGAAATTCACCATGATCGTCACCATAACACATATGTTACAAACTTGAACGCAGCTCTGGAGAGCGCTCCCGAACTGCAAAGCAAAAGCCTGGAGGATCTGATCTCTAATCTGGACAGCGTTCCAGAAAGCATCCGCACTGCGGTTCGCAATAACGGTGGTGGACATCACAACCACAGCCTGTTCTGGGAAGTTATCGGTCCTAACGGTGGCGGACAGCCAACAGGTGCAATTGCTGAAGCAATCAACAATGAACTGGGCGGCTATGACAAATTTAAAGAAGACTTCACTAAAGCAGCTACAACTCGTTTTGGTAGCGGCTGGGCTTGGTTGGTTGTCGGCAAAGACGGCAAACTGGCGATCACTAGCACTCCAAACCAAGATAGCCCGCTGTTTGAAGGTCTGACTCCGGTACTTGGACTGGACGTTTGGGAGCATGCTTACTACCTGAAATATCAAAACAAACGCCCAGACTACATTTCAGCTTTCTACAATGTAATCAACTGGGATGAAGTCAACAAACGTTACGCGGCTGCAAAGAAATAA
- a CDS encoding GNAT family N-acetyltransferase gives MHVRSFQLSDVNSVTELMQIALSEECYKETVKAFARQLSWDSGLIIVAEEEGEIVGALIGTIDQNDGCYYRIAIHPDRRRMGIGKSLVESMEQRFQQRKVSRIWVAGDKHNSVAMPLYEAMGYGASQILQAFQKLSILAPH, from the coding sequence ATGCACGTTCGTTCCTTTCAATTAAGTGATGTGAACTCAGTAACGGAACTCATGCAAATTGCCTTGTCAGAGGAGTGCTACAAAGAGACGGTGAAAGCATTTGCCCGTCAGCTTTCGTGGGATTCCGGTTTGATTATCGTTGCAGAAGAAGAGGGAGAGATCGTGGGTGCTTTGATCGGCACGATCGATCAGAATGATGGTTGTTACTATCGTATCGCTATTCACCCGGATCGTCGTCGGATGGGAATCGGCAAATCGCTTGTGGAGTCCATGGAGCAGCGTTTTCAGCAACGTAAGGTTAGCCGTATTTGGGTAGCGGGGGACAAGCATAACAGTGTGGCCATGCCTTTGTACGAAGCGATGGGCTATGGAGCAAGCCAGATTTTACAGGCTTTTCAGAAGCTGAGTATTTTGGCGCCTCATTAA
- the lepB gene encoding signal peptidase I yields MDALAPSSGPPPSPETSKQAGRSGYIRDWLVTLLIAMVVLLLLNLFVFNLSTVRGHSMQPTLMESQHLFVNKLVYNFHDPGRGDIVILKDPDSKLSSPRFLVKRVIGIPGDVIRVEHNHLYVNGELLNEPYTNSDVEDGDYGPFTVEPGHFFVMGDNRHTAASKDSRYFGSIKSQDLLGRAEFIFWPISEWKWL; encoded by the coding sequence ATGGACGCTTTGGCTCCTTCGTCAGGCCCGCCTCCCTCGCCGGAAACGTCCAAACAAGCAGGTCGCTCTGGTTACATACGCGATTGGTTAGTCACTCTTCTGATCGCTATGGTCGTCTTGCTGCTTCTGAACCTGTTTGTATTTAACTTGTCCACGGTTAGAGGACATTCGATGCAGCCGACGCTAATGGAAAGCCAGCATTTGTTCGTTAACAAGCTGGTTTATAATTTTCATGATCCGGGCAGGGGGGACATTGTGATTTTAAAAGATCCCGATTCCAAGCTGTCGAGCCCAAGATTTTTAGTGAAAAGAGTCATAGGTATTCCCGGAGATGTAATCCGAGTTGAACATAATCATTTGTATGTGAACGGTGAACTGCTAAATGAACCTTACACCAACTCTGACGTGGAGGATGGTGATTATGGTCCTTTTACGGTGGAACCGGGGCACTTTTTTGTCATGGGAGATAATCGCCATACTGCAGCAAGCAAGGATAGCCGCTATTTTGGCAGCATTAAATCTCAAGATTTACTGGGACGTGCAGAATTTATATTTTGGCCGATATCTGAGTGGAAGTGGCTATAG
- the rnhA gene encoding ribonuclease HI: MKEVMVYTDGACSGNPGPGGWGIVLLYGEHRKELSGAEKMTTNNRMEIKSVIEALKLLKEPCHVKVHSDSAYVVNCFKQGWIKNWLRNGWRNSKNQPVENKELWEELWELMGKHEVEYVKVKGHSDNELNNRCDFLATSAVKNLR, translated from the coding sequence ATGAAAGAAGTGATGGTATATACCGACGGTGCTTGTTCGGGAAATCCGGGTCCTGGGGGCTGGGGGATCGTTCTGCTGTATGGGGAGCATCGTAAGGAGCTGTCAGGTGCCGAGAAAATGACGACAAACAACCGTATGGAGATTAAGTCCGTGATTGAAGCACTGAAGCTGCTCAAGGAGCCTTGCCATGTGAAAGTACACAGTGACTCTGCCTATGTCGTCAATTGCTTCAAACAGGGCTGGATTAAGAACTGGCTTCGTAATGGCTGGCGCAACAGTAAAAATCAGCCAGTGGAGAATAAGGAATTATGGGAAGAGCTGTGGGAACTGATGGGTAAGCATGAGGTTGAATATGTGAAGGTTAAGGGGCACAGTGACAACGAACTGAATAATCGTTGTGATTTTCTAGCGACCAGTGCTGTTAAAAATTTACGGTAG
- the queG gene encoding tRNA epoxyqueuosine(34) reductase QueG: MQRGLTQAAAGTASTWASLKQEIIEAAPGLGIDSIGFASADPFLSLKAILEEHRAKGYESGFEEPDIDKRIYPELYGSQPASLIAIAVAYPSKMKDPPKSDKGKYRGILARSAWGKDYHLVLREAMEKLEAFISERVPDAIMKNMVDTGELSDRAVAERAGIGFSGKNTMMISPTLGSWIYLGELLTNIPFQPDEPVTEGCGECTKCLDACPTGALVGPGQLNAQRCVSFLTQTKGFLDEEFMRKIGNRLYGCDTCQMVCPKNRGLNWDHHPELTPDPEIVKPLLLPLLDLSNREFKDRFGQSAAAWRGKKPIQRNAVIGLGNFKDISAVPKLTEVLLDDPRPELRGTAAWALSRIGGENAMTAIKQASEKEQHEQVREMIAQAHSKLEEQEQAEELKASELSKSEVTAGDSQGPTTIYYDEMETPVGTLTLCATDRGLCRIDYGVFHAKEALLQQWARTWIGEYVYVHEPEKLREAADQLREYFAGERREFSIAYDLRGTPFQEQVWRALQSIPYGQSVSYKDIAESIGRAKAVRAVGEANNKNPLPILFPCHRVSGANGSLVGYAGGLPVKTKLLELEKQ; this comes from the coding sequence ATGCAACGCGGATTGACTCAGGCGGCTGCCGGAACCGCTTCGACTTGGGCTTCGCTCAAGCAGGAAATTATTGAGGCGGCTCCAGGGCTGGGTATCGACTCCATCGGGTTCGCATCCGCCGACCCCTTTCTGTCTCTGAAAGCTATATTGGAAGAGCATCGTGCGAAAGGCTATGAATCCGGCTTTGAGGAGCCAGATATTGATAAGCGGATCTACCCGGAGCTGTATGGCTCACAGCCTGCATCTCTGATTGCTATTGCAGTGGCGTATCCTTCCAAAATGAAGGACCCGCCGAAGTCGGACAAGGGGAAGTACCGTGGTATTTTGGCGCGTTCAGCCTGGGGGAAAGATTATCATCTGGTACTACGCGAAGCGATGGAAAAGCTTGAGGCTTTTATAAGCGAGCGGGTGCCTGATGCCATTATGAAAAACATGGTGGATACCGGAGAATTGTCGGATCGGGCCGTTGCGGAACGGGCAGGGATTGGCTTTAGCGGCAAAAATACGATGATGATTTCACCGACGCTGGGTTCATGGATCTATCTAGGTGAGCTGTTGACGAACATTCCTTTCCAGCCAGATGAACCGGTAACGGAGGGTTGCGGCGAGTGTACCAAATGTTTGGATGCCTGTCCTACGGGCGCGCTTGTGGGTCCTGGACAGCTGAATGCCCAGCGGTGCGTATCCTTTTTGACGCAAACGAAGGGCTTTCTGGATGAGGAGTTTATGCGGAAGATAGGGAATCGGCTGTACGGATGTGATACTTGCCAAATGGTATGCCCCAAAAATCGGGGTCTCAACTGGGATCACCATCCCGAGCTTACACCCGATCCTGAAATTGTGAAGCCGTTGCTGCTGCCGTTATTGGATTTGAGCAACCGTGAATTCAAAGACCGATTTGGTCAAAGTGCGGCGGCTTGGCGGGGGAAGAAGCCCATTCAACGCAATGCAGTCATTGGACTGGGCAATTTCAAAGATATCAGTGCGGTGCCCAAATTAACGGAGGTTTTATTGGATGATCCGCGTCCTGAGCTGCGAGGCACGGCGGCGTGGGCTTTGAGTCGAATAGGAGGGGAAAACGCTATGACAGCGATCAAGCAAGCATCAGAGAAGGAACAACATGAGCAAGTACGCGAAATGATCGCGCAAGCGCATTCCAAACTAGAGGAACAAGAGCAGGCAGAAGAGCTAAAGGCATCTGAATTATCAAAATCAGAAGTAACGGCCGGGGATTCACAGGGTCCAACCACCATTTATTATGATGAGATGGAGACACCTGTGGGCACGTTAACGCTGTGCGCTACGGATCGGGGGCTGTGTCGAATAGACTATGGCGTTTTTCATGCGAAGGAAGCACTGCTTCAGCAATGGGCCCGAACATGGATTGGGGAATACGTCTATGTGCATGAGCCGGAAAAGCTGCGCGAAGCCGCGGATCAACTGCGTGAATATTTTGCGGGAGAACGACGGGAATTCAGTATAGCCTATGATTTGAGAGGCACCCCTTTTCAAGAGCAGGTATGGCGTGCACTGCAAAGTATTCCGTACGGACAAAGTGTGTCCTACAAAGATATTGCGGAATCGATCGGACGAGCCAAGGCGGTACGTGCTGTGGGTGAAGCCAATAACAAAAATCCGTTACCCATTCTGTTTCCATGTCACCGGGTATCAGGTGCTAACGGAAGTTTGGTCGGTTATGCTGGAGGCTTACCAGTTAAGACGAAGCTGCTGGAATTGGAGAAACAATAA
- a CDS encoding YneF family protein, whose product MVWNIVIPIITLIAGLVGGFFIGAYYLRKQLEKMQNDPETLQKMAKQMGYNLNGKQMQKAQQMMKNQQFSKSQPGPRKNQGRRK is encoded by the coding sequence GTGGTGTGGAATATTGTCATTCCGATTATTACCCTGATTGCTGGTTTGGTTGGGGGATTTTTCATCGGTGCTTATTATCTTCGTAAACAGCTTGAAAAGATGCAAAACGACCCTGAAACGCTGCAAAAAATGGCTAAACAGATGGGTTACAACCTGAATGGGAAACAAATGCAAAAAGCCCAGCAGATGATGAAGAACCAACAGTTCTCCAAAAGTCAGCCTGGTCCGCGTAAAAATCAGGGCCGTCGGAAATAA
- the folE gene encoding GTP cyclohydrolase I FolE, which yields MAGVKDYINRKAADNRDKIEYHVEQILQLIGEDPKREGLLETPARVARMYEEIFAGYEVDPRDALGVTFDENHEELVIVKDIVYYSQCEHHMAPFFGKVHIGYVPSGKIVGLSKLARLVEAVTRRLQVQERITSQIADILNEAVSAHGVMVVVEGEHLCMCARGVKKPGSKTVTSAVRGTFRDDAAQRAEFLSLLKD from the coding sequence GTGGCTGGCGTAAAAGATTATATTAACCGCAAAGCTGCGGATAACCGGGATAAAATCGAGTACCATGTGGAGCAGATTTTACAACTGATCGGTGAGGACCCCAAGCGTGAAGGGTTGTTGGAAACACCGGCACGCGTTGCGCGCATGTATGAGGAAATATTTGCGGGTTATGAGGTTGATCCCCGGGATGCGTTGGGTGTGACATTTGACGAGAATCACGAGGAGCTTGTGATCGTGAAGGACATCGTCTATTACAGCCAGTGTGAGCACCATATGGCTCCTTTCTTCGGAAAAGTGCATATCGGCTATGTACCCAGCGGCAAAATTGTAGGATTGAGCAAGCTTGCACGCCTGGTAGAGGCAGTGACCCGCCGATTGCAGGTACAGGAGCGTATTACTTCACAGATCGCTGATATTTTAAATGAAGCGGTCTCCGCTCACGGGGTTATGGTAGTCGTAGAAGGCGAGCACCTGTGCATGTGTGCAAGAGGTGTCAAAAAGCCTGGTAGCAAAACAGTAACGTCTGCGGTACGCGGTACGTTTCGTGATGATGCTGCGCAGCGCGCAGAGTTTCTGTCGCTGCTCAAGGATTGA